The following proteins are encoded in a genomic region of Falsibacillus pallidus:
- the mltG gene encoding endolytic transglycosylase MltG: MDKDQFNSNRDGKNIIHNKMIERQSEARTIRRIVLIICLALILIIGGVGLGGYLYVKSALGPVNPQDKTPKTIEVPIGSSVSSIGKILEKNDIIKNATVFKYYVKLNNESGFQAGSYDLTSAMSLKEIVTSLKTGKVLKKAAMKITVPEGLQIDQIADIIAKKTGTTKPEVMKKLDDQAYIKKLMKEHPDLLKKDILAKDIKHPLEGYLYPATYSFYEKKTSVDDVIDTMLDKTESVLDQYQGEMEQKKISVHKVLTMASLIEEEATAKADRHKISSVFYNRIDEGMPLQTDPTILYALGEHKGRVYYKDLEIDSPYNTYKNSGLPPGPIASSGDTSIEAALNPEKTDFLYFLAATKTGEFYYSKTLEEHNQKKAKYITSNN; the protein is encoded by the coding sequence ATGGATAAAGATCAATTCAACTCTAATCGAGATGGAAAAAATATCATTCATAATAAAATGATTGAAAGACAAAGTGAAGCAAGAACGATCCGAAGAATCGTCCTTATCATCTGTCTTGCATTAATTCTGATCATAGGCGGTGTCGGACTTGGCGGCTATCTATACGTCAAATCGGCATTAGGACCTGTGAATCCACAGGATAAAACACCGAAGACCATAGAAGTGCCGATAGGGTCCAGTGTCTCCTCAATCGGGAAAATTTTGGAGAAAAATGACATTATCAAAAATGCAACTGTCTTTAAATATTATGTGAAACTCAATAATGAATCCGGATTCCAGGCAGGAAGCTACGATCTTACTTCCGCCATGTCGCTGAAGGAAATCGTCACCAGCTTGAAAACAGGGAAAGTATTGAAGAAAGCAGCAATGAAAATTACTGTTCCTGAAGGATTGCAAATTGACCAAATCGCTGACATTATCGCAAAAAAAACAGGAACGACTAAGCCTGAAGTCATGAAAAAATTAGATGATCAGGCCTATATTAAAAAACTGATGAAAGAACATCCAGACTTGCTTAAGAAGGATATCCTGGCTAAGGATATCAAGCATCCACTGGAAGGATATCTTTATCCGGCCACGTACTCTTTCTATGAAAAGAAAACATCCGTAGATGATGTCATCGACACAATGCTCGATAAAACAGAATCTGTATTAGACCAATATCAGGGTGAGATGGAACAGAAAAAAATATCCGTCCATAAAGTGTTGACGATGGCTTCCCTGATCGAAGAAGAAGCAACTGCTAAAGCAGACAGGCATAAAATCTCCAGTGTCTTCTATAACCGGATAGATGAGGGAATGCCTTTACAGACAGATCCGACCATCTTATACGCTTTAGGTGAACATAAAGGAAGGGTCTACTATAAAGACCTGGAAATTGACTCTCCATATAATACGTATAAGAATTCCGGGCTTCCGCCAGGGCCGATTGCCAGTTCAGGAGATACGTCGATTGAAGCAGCATTGAACCCGGAAAAGACTGATTTTCTTTACTTCTTAGCAGCTACTAAGACAGGGGAATTCTATTATTCCAAAACACTGGAAGAGCACAATCAGAAAAAAGCAAAATATATTACCAGTAATAACTAA
- a CDS encoding IreB family regulatory phosphoprotein: MSSFDKTMRFNFPEEPIEHDVKEVLFQVYEALQEKGYNPINQIVGYLLSGDPAYIPRHNDARNIIRRLERDEMIEELVKSYLHQHKEG, translated from the coding sequence ATGAGCTCATTTGACAAAACGATGCGTTTTAATTTTCCTGAAGAACCGATTGAACATGATGTAAAAGAAGTCTTGTTTCAAGTGTATGAAGCGCTGCAGGAAAAGGGCTATAATCCAATCAATCAAATAGTGGGCTACCTTTTATCAGGGGATCCGGCTTATATTCCACGTCACAACGATGCGCGTAACATCATTCGCCGCTTGGAGCGCGATGAAATGATCGAAGAACTGGTTAAGTCGTATTTACATCAGCACAAAGAGGGATGA
- a CDS encoding DUF1292 domain-containing protein produces the protein MEHGEKNITVIDENGNEMLCEVLFTFDSDEFGKSYVLYYPIGAEEDDEDEIEIHASAFVPGEEGQDGELKPIETEEEWDMIEEMLGTFLDEEEGEQE, from the coding sequence ATGGAACACGGAGAAAAAAATATTACAGTAATTGATGAAAACGGAAACGAGATGCTTTGCGAAGTATTATTTACATTTGATTCAGATGAATTCGGAAAATCCTATGTACTCTACTATCCAATAGGTGCAGAAGAAGACGATGAAGATGAAATCGAAATCCATGCTTCTGCTTTTGTACCTGGTGAAGAAGGACAAGACGGTGAATTAAAGCCGATCGAAACAGAAGAAGAGTGGGATATGATCGAAGAAATGCTCGGAACATTCCTCGACGAAGAAGAGGGCGAGCAAGAGTAA
- the ruvX gene encoding Holliday junction resolvase RuvX: MRVMGLDVGSKTVGVAMSDAFGWTAQGIETIAINEEEKQFGLDRVKELINEHEVSKIVVGFPKNMNNTVGPRGEASIAYAEMLKEAFGLPVVLWDERLTTMAAERVLIEADVSRKKRKKVIDKMAASMILQGFLDSQK, encoded by the coding sequence ATGAGAGTAATGGGACTTGACGTCGGCTCTAAGACAGTCGGTGTGGCGATGAGCGATGCCTTTGGATGGACTGCCCAGGGCATCGAAACCATCGCTATCAACGAAGAAGAGAAACAATTTGGATTAGACCGTGTCAAAGAATTGATAAATGAACACGAAGTAAGTAAGATTGTTGTAGGCTTCCCGAAAAATATGAACAATACAGTGGGTCCTCGCGGTGAAGCGTCGATAGCCTATGCGGAAATGCTTAAAGAAGCGTTTGGCCTGCCTGTTGTATTATGGGATGAAAGGCTGACAACCATGGCAGCGGAGAGAGTTTTGATCGAAGCTGATGTGAGCCGCAAGAAAAGGAAAAAAGTGATTGATAAGATGGCTGCCTCCATGATTCTGCAAGGATTCCTGGACAGTCAAAAATAA
- the alaS gene encoding alanine--tRNA ligase yields the protein MKNLTGAQIRRMFLDFFEEKGHRIEPSASLVPHEDPSLLWINSGVATLKKYFDGRVVPENPRIVNAQKSIRTNDIENVGKTARHHTFFEMLGNFSIGDYFKEESMVWAWEFLTSKDWIAFDPEKLSVTIHPEDHEAYDLWKEKIGIPEERIIRLEGNFWDIGEGPSGPNTEIFYDRGPEYGDDPTDPELYPGGENERYLEIWNLVFSQFNHNPDGTYTPLPKKNIDTGMGLERMACVVQNVPTNFDTDLFMPIIKATEKISGKSYGESKEQDEAFKVIADHIRTVSFAVGDGALPSNEGRGYVLRRLLRRAVRYAKQIGINRPFMYELVPVVSEIMVDFYPQVKEKIDFIQKVVKNEEDRFHETLNEGLAILSSVIQKAKAAGSDTINGADVFRLYDTYGFPVELTEEYAEEENMKVDHGGFESEMEKQRERARSARQDVDSMQVQGGVIGDVKTESKFVGYDVLQTTAKVAVLLKNGEFAESAEAGEDIQFILDQTPFYAESGGQIADKGLLLGDGFRVEVKDVQKAPNGQNLHNAKVVEGTLISGASVTAIVDEGSRSKVIKNHTATHLLHQALKDVLGTHVNQAGSLVESSRLRFDFSHFGQIKEEELKEIERIVNEKIWASIPVKIENKGIAEAKEMGAMALFGEKYGDIVRVVSVGDYSIELCGGCHVSNTSVIGLFKIVSESGIGAGTRRIEAVTGEWAYKQMNEGIQLLGEVASKLKTNPKDALSRIDSLLAELKEVQRENESLSAKLSNIEAGSILDQVKDIDGVKVLASKVNASDMNNLRTMADELKQKIGSGIILLGAVSEGKVNFIAGVTDDLVKKGYHAGKLVKEVASICGGGGGGRPDMAQAGGKDPQKIDAAIQYAEEWIKSV from the coding sequence ATGAAGAATTTAACAGGTGCACAAATCAGAAGAATGTTTTTAGATTTTTTTGAAGAAAAAGGACATCGGATCGAACCAAGTGCCTCGCTTGTCCCGCACGAGGATCCATCATTGCTTTGGATCAACTCTGGTGTAGCGACTTTGAAGAAATATTTCGATGGACGGGTAGTGCCTGAAAACCCGAGAATTGTAAATGCACAAAAATCCATCCGTACAAATGACATTGAGAACGTCGGGAAGACTGCCCGCCACCATACTTTCTTTGAAATGCTCGGGAATTTCTCCATCGGCGATTATTTTAAAGAGGAATCAATGGTATGGGCTTGGGAATTCCTTACAAGCAAAGATTGGATCGCCTTTGACCCTGAAAAGCTTTCTGTGACCATTCATCCTGAAGATCATGAAGCTTATGATCTTTGGAAAGAAAAAATCGGCATACCTGAAGAGAGAATCATTCGTCTTGAAGGGAACTTCTGGGATATCGGTGAAGGGCCAAGTGGACCGAATACCGAGATTTTCTATGACAGGGGCCCTGAATACGGTGATGACCCGACGGATCCAGAGCTATATCCAGGCGGGGAAAACGAGCGATATTTAGAAATATGGAATCTCGTATTTTCACAGTTCAACCACAATCCAGATGGAACGTATACTCCGCTTCCTAAGAAAAATATCGATACTGGAATGGGTCTTGAAAGAATGGCTTGCGTCGTTCAAAATGTCCCAACGAACTTCGATACTGATCTTTTCATGCCGATCATCAAGGCAACCGAAAAAATCTCAGGCAAGTCTTATGGTGAATCAAAAGAACAAGATGAAGCATTCAAAGTCATTGCGGATCACATCAGGACCGTATCATTTGCTGTCGGCGACGGAGCGCTGCCTTCCAATGAAGGCAGAGGCTATGTATTAAGAAGATTGCTGCGCCGTGCTGTTAGATACGCAAAACAAATCGGCATCAATCGTCCATTCATGTATGAACTTGTTCCGGTTGTATCCGAAATCATGGTGGATTTCTATCCGCAGGTAAAAGAAAAAATCGATTTCATCCAAAAAGTCGTGAAAAACGAAGAAGATCGTTTCCATGAAACATTGAATGAAGGATTGGCTATCCTATCTTCTGTCATCCAAAAAGCAAAAGCAGCAGGATCGGATACAATCAACGGTGCAGATGTGTTCCGTCTTTACGACACTTATGGATTCCCGGTTGAGCTGACAGAAGAATACGCAGAGGAAGAAAACATGAAAGTCGACCACGGCGGATTCGAAAGTGAAATGGAGAAGCAGCGTGAACGCGCACGTTCTGCAAGGCAGGATGTTGATTCCATGCAAGTTCAAGGCGGAGTCATCGGTGATGTGAAGACAGAAAGCAAGTTTGTCGGCTATGACGTGCTTCAAACTACTGCAAAAGTGGCTGTCCTTCTGAAAAATGGTGAATTTGCAGAGAGTGCAGAGGCAGGGGAAGACATTCAATTCATCCTGGATCAAACACCATTTTATGCAGAAAGCGGCGGACAGATTGCGGATAAGGGGCTTCTTCTCGGCGACGGATTTAGAGTAGAAGTGAAAGATGTCCAAAAAGCACCGAATGGACAAAACCTTCATAACGCTAAAGTCGTTGAAGGCACGCTGATCAGTGGAGCTTCCGTAACGGCCATTGTGGACGAAGGTTCAAGAAGCAAAGTCATTAAGAACCATACTGCAACACATTTGCTGCACCAAGCCTTGAAGGATGTCCTTGGTACACATGTAAACCAGGCAGGTTCATTAGTGGAATCGTCCAGACTGCGATTTGACTTCTCTCATTTCGGGCAGATTAAAGAAGAAGAACTGAAGGAAATTGAAAGAATCGTCAATGAAAAGATCTGGGCAAGCATCCCTGTGAAAATTGAAAATAAAGGGATTGCAGAAGCAAAAGAAATGGGAGCAATGGCATTGTTCGGCGAAAAGTACGGGGATATCGTACGCGTCGTTTCTGTAGGGGACTACAGCATTGAGCTTTGTGGTGGATGCCATGTTTCCAATACATCAGTCATCGGATTATTTAAAATTGTATCCGAGAGCGGTATTGGTGCAGGTACAAGAAGGATTGAAGCAGTCACTGGCGAATGGGCTTATAAACAAATGAATGAAGGAATTCAGCTCCTTGGGGAAGTGGCTTCCAAATTAAAAACAAATCCAAAGGATGCATTGAGCCGGATTGACAGTCTTTTGGCAGAGCTCAAGGAAGTTCAAAGAGAAAATGAATCATTATCTGCGAAGCTGTCCAACATTGAAGCAGGCAGCATATTAGATCAAGTGAAAGACATCGATGGGGTGAAGGTCCTTGCGAGCAAGGTAAATGCATCTGATATGAATAACCTCCGGACCATGGCTGATGAATTAAAGCAGAAAATCGGGTCAGGCATCATCCTTCTCGGTGCTGTAAGTGAAGGAAAAGTAAACTTCATCGCAGGTGTCACAGATGATCTTGTTAAGAAAGGCTACCACGCAGGAAAATTGGTGAAAGAAGTGGCATCCATTTGCGGAGGCGGCGGCGGCGGCCGTCCGGATATGGCTCAGGCTGGAGGAAAAGACCCGCAAAAAATCGATGCAGCTATTCAATATGCGGAAGAATGGATTAAATCCGTTTGA